GTGTCTCGTAGCCCCGAGGCTTATTGTTTGCTACCATCCGTCATGGGCTCCTCTCGAATCAGAACGATTAACATCAGTCTCTGGGAAGTCCCCTGACGTGACAGCGTCTCGGGTGGACCTCCACGTGAAGATACTCGACGAGAACGTCGTCGAGCGCGCGAAATCGCAGGGCGTAGACGTGCTCGTCTACGCGCCACACTTCGTCCGCCTGCCGGACATCCGCGAGCGCGCCGCCCGCTTTTCGGACGACGAACTCCTCGTCGTCCCCGCCAGAGAGGTGTTCACCGGCAGTTGGAAGCACCGCCGACACGTTCTGGCGGTCGGTTTGAAAGAGCCAGTTCCGGACTTCATCCCCCTCGAAGCGGCGATGCGGGAGTTCGACCGACAAGGCGCGGCCGCGCTGGTTCCGCACCCCGAGTTCCTGAACGTCGGCCTGTCGGGCGACGACATCTATCGGTTCCGAGACCGCATCGACGCCGTCGAAGTGTGGAATCCGAAACACTGGCCCCACCACAACTCGCGAGCGAGAGAAATCACAGACGAAGCCGACCTCCCGGCGTTCACGTCCTCGTACGCCCACATCAGAACTTCGGTCGGCGAGGCGTGGACGACGTTCGAGACGGCTATCGACTCTGCCAGCGACCTCGTTTCGGCGTTGAAAGACGAAGTGCCGCGCAAAGTCGTCCACGAGTCGGGCGTCGGCCACAAACTCCGCTGTGCCGCAGAGTTCGCACATCTCGGCTGGGAGAACTCCTACGGGAAGATAGACCGCTTACTGTTATCCGGGATGGAACCGACCCACCCCGACCACATCGCTTACGAAGACCGCTTCGACGG
The sequence above is a segment of the Halorussus halophilus genome. Coding sequences within it:
- a CDS encoding PHP domain-containing protein, whose protein sequence is MTASRVDLHVKILDENVVERAKSQGVDVLVYAPHFVRLPDIRERAARFSDDELLVVPAREVFTGSWKHRRHVLAVGLKEPVPDFIPLEAAMREFDRQGAAALVPHPEFLNVGLSGDDIYRFRDRIDAVEVWNPKHWPHHNSRAREITDEADLPAFTSSYAHIRTSVGEAWTTFETAIDSASDLVSALKDEVPRKVVHESGVGHKLRCAAEFAHLGWENSYGKIDRLLLSGMEPTHPDHIAYEDRFDGVY